AAGGCCATTGGACTGCTCGGCCCACACGGCGGTCAGGTCTCCGAGGGCGGCCAACCCGGGATCTCCGTCCAGTCCGGCAGGTGGTGCGTCGTCCACGGCGTCGACGGTGCGAGTGGGCCCGGGAGCCGGGACGGGGTCCTCCACGGAGTAGGCCCCGATGGCCGGCCCCTCGAGGCGGGGTTCCCATGGGGCGAGGGTCAGGGGAAGTCCAAGCGGGTCCTCGGCCAGGTCCGTCCCCGTGAGGTCCTCACCCCGGGCGACCCGTTCGTGGGCCACCACCGACCGGACCGGGCCAGCGTCGATCGGGAAGTGGGGTTCGAGGTCGACCCACCGGTGGGTGGAGGCCACCACCTCGGCCAGAGGGGCCAAACCGAACGTGGGGGCGTCGCGTAGCACGGCGGCTGCGGCACGGTCGGCGGGTGCCTCCAGCGCTAACCGGTGTTCGGCATGGTCGGCGGCCGGCCACAGCTGGTAGCCGCGATCGTGGGCCTTCCGGGCCCGGAGCGCCACCTGTTCCAGGTCGTCCCAGGCGCAGCCGTCACACGCCTCATCGACCAGGCGGAGTAGCCCGTCCAGGTCGCCGTTACCCAGCAGGCGGTCGAGGCCGGGGCCGCTCACCGGGTCCCCACCCGGGCAGTGTCCCGCCGGGCGGCTGCGGTGGTGCGACCGGTGCCCACGTGGAGGGTCACGAGATCCACCTTCCAACCGATGGTCACACCAGCGGCCACGGAACCCGCCGCCCGCTGGGGTCGGCCGGGAGTTCGCCGGCGTCCAGCACGGCCCGGGCCCGGGTCACCACGGCATCCCGCTCGAACGGGTCGAGGAGGTCGGCCAGCCCGTCACTTAGGCCGTCGGAAAGCAGGCGGCCTAGGTCGCCTGCCAGGTCGTCGCCGAGCGGATCGCCGGCGAAGTCCCAGACCACGGTCCGGACCTTGAACTGGTGGTGGAAGCACAGGGCGTTGTCGATGGCCCACAGGTGGCCGTCGAGGCCGGCGAGGACGTGGCCCGCCTTGCGGTCTGCGTTGTTGGCCACCAAGTCGAAGGCGGCCAGGCGACGGAGGTCGGCTACCCGGTCCGGGTCGTGGTGGAGGGTGAAGTAGTGCTCCTCGTAGTCGCACGGCACGTACAACTGGACCGATCCCTCTCCGAACGGGCCGTCGCGGACGATCGTCGGGGGGACCAGACCCCACCCGAGGAGGTTGGCCAGCTCCCACGCCGCGGCCTCCCGCCGGTACAGGCCGGGGGGGAAGTCGTGGAGGGGTCGCTCGCCGCGCCCCGGCTTGTAGACGCCCTGGATTAGGGGAAGGGGGCCGTCGTCCGGTGGGGTGACGTCCACCAGGAAGGTGGCGTTCGAGGTCCACGGCATGCGACCCAAGACTTCCAGGCGACCGGCGGCTAGCACTTCTACGGCCGTCGCGTCGTCGATCGGGCCCCGGGCCCGGAAGGGGCTGGGGGCTCCATCTCCGGTGGCCGGGTCTGGCGGCGCTGGGGCGTCAGTTGGCACAGGGGCACCAGCCGTCGACCGCGGGGTCGAGCGGTGCGCCGCACCACGGGCACGGTGGTCGGCCGGCCGCCACTAGTTCCCGGGCCCGGACGATGAAGGCGGCCACCAGCTCGCGGCGCATCGGGAACCGGGCCTGGGCTGGGACCAGGTCCTCGTCCCGCAGTAGTTCCTCGGCGATAAGGACCAGGCGGTCGGTGGACTGCTGGTAGGTCACCCCGAGGCTGCCGACCACCCAGTCGGCTTCCTCGGGGTCCTCGAACCGGGCCGACGTCTCCGCTACCTCGACGGCCGGTTCGTCGATCGGCGGCAGGTCGCCCATCAGGCCGTGCAGGAACTCGGCCAACCCGGCCACCTGTTGCTTCTCCAACTTCAGGGAGACCACCTGTCCGGCCCGGCGGGCCTGGAGGAAGAACACCCGCCGCCCCTGCGGTCCGGTGGTCCCGGCCGTGAAGGCGTCGGTGTCGTCCCAGTCGATTTCCGGCCGTTCCATCGCTGACGAGCCTACGAGTCGGGGTGTCCGGCGGTCCGGAGTTGGAGAGCTCGGGCGGCCGCCGCCTGGTCGAGGTACACGAGGATCTCTTGGGTGTTGGAGGCCGGGTCCATGACGCGTGCCGTGTAGGCGTCGACCACCAGTTGCTGGACGTCCGGGTGGTGGGGGTCGGCGTACCACGCCCAGTCGGCCAGGTGACAGGCCTGTGCCACGTCGGCGTCCACCAGCGAGCGCGCCCGGGCCACCAGCGGGCCCAGGCCGCCGGCCAGGTCCACGATGGTGGCCGCCTGGTCGACCAGGGGGGCCGGGGACCAGTGCGAGGGGATGTCGTCCCACCATCCCGTCCAGCGCTTGATGACCATCCGGGCGATGTCCCCGGGGGTGACGTACTGGATGGCCAGGGTCGGGTGGTCGGCGAAGCGTTCCGGCCAGTCCAGCGTGTCCA
The DNA window shown above is from Acidimicrobiales bacterium and carries:
- a CDS encoding SCO1664 family protein encodes the protein MPTDAPAPPDPATGDGAPSPFRARGPIDDATAVEVLAAGRLEVLGRMPWTSNATFLVDVTPPDDGPLPLIQGVYKPGRGERPLHDFPPGLYRREAAAWELANLLGWGLVPPTIVRDGPFGEGSVQLYVPCDYEEHYFTLHHDPDRVADLRRLAAFDLVANNADRKAGHVLAGLDGHLWAIDNALCFHHQFKVRTVVWDFAGDPLGDDLAGDLGRLLSDGLSDGLADLLDPFERDAVVTRARAVLDAGELPADPSGRRVPWPLV
- a CDS encoding DUF3090 family protein; amino-acid sequence: MERPEIDWDDTDAFTAGTTGPQGRRVFFLQARRAGQVVSLKLEKQQVAGLAEFLHGLMGDLPPIDEPAVEVAETSARFEDPEEADWVVGSLGVTYQQSTDRLVLIAEELLRDEDLVPAQARFPMRRELVAAFIVRARELVAAGRPPCPWCGAPLDPAVDGWCPCAN